Genomic segment of Hydrogenobacter sp.:
CTGAGGCTTTACGTATTTTGAAAGGTACTCCTCTTCTTGAGGAGTATCCGCTTTTGCAATTATATAAAGTTTTTTCCCGAGCCTCTTAGCTATTTCAATAGCTTCCGCAACTCCCTTCTCAAATACAGCTCTTCCTACAAAAACTAAGAAATTCTCCTTTTTCTCTTCGTATGGGAAGATGCTTACATCTATACCGTTATATACAGTTGCTATATAATTGGCAAAGGGTAGTGGTTTTCTTTGGTCATTCGATATAGATACAATGGGTGCGTGTGCGAGATGAGGAAACTTTCTGTACATTTTTTTAAAACCTTCCAGTAAGGAATGTACGGTAAATATTACCGGCTTTTTGAAAAGGGGGAGTGAGAAAAACCACTGAGGATTGTGGGGATAAAAGTGAATGTGTATAATATCAAAATCCTCCTGTTTTGATAATACATGGCATGATTCCAAATACTCGTAATAAGCTATTTTTTCTTCATCCCTCCAGCCTAAGGGAGGACAGATGGGCATAATTTGGCAGTCCACATGTGAATCCCCAGTAGCAAAAAGAACACAATCTATCCCCCTTTCCCTTAACCCTTTCAACAAATTGTAAACTACAAGTTCTGTACCGCCGTACTTTTCGGGTGGTATCCTGTAAATTAAAGGACCTACCTGTGCTACCTTCATGCCATAAAAAGCACTTTTGGTAGCTACTACTATTATATTATAACAAAAGTAGTGTATAATGTTGACATGGTAATAAGAGGAAAGGTTTGGAAGTTTGGAGATAACGTGGATACTGATCAGATAATACCCGCAAGGTATTTAAATACTTCTGACCCTAACGAACTTGCTCAACACGTGATGGAAGATTCAGAACACCCAAATTTTGCCAAAGAACACGCAAAAGGTGACATAATCGTTGCTGGGAAAAATTTCGGTTCAGGATCTTCAAGGGAACACGCTCCCATAGCTATAAAGTATGCTGGTGTACCAGTGGTTATAGCCAAGTCCTTTGCAAGGATATTTTTCAGAAACGCCATAAACATAGGGCTTCCCATAGTGGAAGCGCCTCAAGCTGTGGATGAAATAAATCACGGTGATGAGGTAGAAGTTGACCTTGAGAAGGGTACACTCAAGAATCTTACCACGGGAAAAGAGTATGAAGCTACCAAATTTCCACATGAACTCCAAGCTATACTCAAAGCTGGTGGACTTATGGAGTATGCAAAACAAAAGCTCAAGGGTAATGCTTAAGGACAGGCTAAAAAGTCTGATACTTATAAGATCCCTCAAGATAGCCGATGAGCCTATCTTTAAGCTGTCCTCGGGAAAGCAGAGCAGGTATTATGTAGATCTAAAACAGATAACTCTTGATCCCGAAGGCGCATATCTTGTGGGCAAGCTAATGTACGAAGCTATAAAGCCATTAAGCCCTGATGGTGCTGGAGGAATGACGCTCGGTGCGGATCCCATAGCTTACTCCGTAGCCTTCGTTTCTTACATGGACGGTAATCCCATCAAACCCTTTGTGGTCAGAAAGGAGAAGAAAGGTCACGGACTTGGAAGGCAGGTGGAGGGGCTGTTAAAACCTGGAGAAAAGGTGGTAGTTCTTGAAGATGTGGTAACTACCGCAAACTCATCTTTAAAGGCTGTAAAAGCCTGTAGGGAGGAGGGACTTGAAGTACTTGGAGTTTTTGCTATCGTGGACAGAGAGGAAGGAGGGAAAGAGAACGTAAACAGGGAAGGACTGGAGCTTTATTCCCTCTTTAAACTCTCAGAACTTTTGTGAAATGACTGGTGATGTGTGGTTAAATTCCATCCTTTTGCTTTTTGGTACTTCCATAGGCAGTTTATTGGCTCTTACTTTTAAGAAAACACCGTTAAGCATTAATCTAAATCTCTCCTTTGCAGGCGGTGTTATGGTAGTAGCAAGTTTTACAAGTCTTATAATTCCCGGCATACAAAAAGGGGGCTTCTGGCAGACATCCTTAGGTATTCTTATTGGCTTTTTTCTGATAGGACTGATTGAGTATCTGTTTCCCCACGAGCATATACTCAAGGGTTCAGAAGGTGTTATAAAAAGTGAGAAGATCAAGAAACTCTTTCTTATAGTTGCGGGCGTAGTCATACATAACATACCAGAAGGATTTGGAGTAGGTGTGTCTTCTGCATACTCTATTGAAAAAGGTAGCGCAACAGCTTTAGCAATAGCCATTCAGGATATACCTGAAGGTCTCATAGTAACTCTGGCTCTTATGGTAGCAAACAGGGGAGTAGTAACTCCTTTAGCGGCAGGTATTTTCAGTGGGATCATTGAAGCTTTCTTTTCACTTTTAGGTTTTTACACCTTTGAAGCCTTTAGGGGATTTCTCGCTTTGGGTTTAGGGATAGGTGGAGGTGCCATGATATACGTAACTGTAAAGGAGGTATTCCCGGAGGTATATTCGGAAGGCTCTCATACACTATCAACCGTAGGATTTCTTATAGGATTTTTGTTGATGCTCTTTCTTGACACAACTATATAATAATAAAGTGTGAAGGTCCTTCTGGTGGAGGATGACAAACTGTTGGGGGAGTCACTAAAAGCATATTTGGAAGAATGGGGACTACAGGTAGATTATGTATGTGATCCGAGGGAAGTTCCTGATCTTTTGGTGACATCCATTTACGATGTGATAATCATGGATCTTGTGATGCCCCATTTGCCCGGGGAGAGACTACTTTACGAGATAAGACAAAAGGACAGGAACACACCTATACTGGTGCTTACCGCAAAAAGCAGGCTGGATGATAAAGAAAGGTGCTTTAGCACCGGTGCTGATGACTATATGACGAAACCTTTTGAACCTAAGGAACTTCTCTTAAGACTAAAGGCTTTATACAGAAGGAAGATCCGTGATATGATAGTAAAAATAGGCGACGTGGAGGTGGATTTTGATAAGGAGAAGGTCTCCGTCTGTGGAAAACCCTTAAATCTCACAAAAAAGGACTGGATGCTTTTCAAATATCTTGTGGAAAATAGGGGTAGGTTTGTCTCTTCGGAGGAGCTACTCAACTACGTGTGGGGAGATAAACCCGTAGGGGACGAGGTGGTCAGGGCACACGTAAAAAATTTGAGGAAGGTATTACCCGAAGGCTTCATAATATCCATGAAAGGAAGAGGATACAAGGTTGAGGCTTAGAAGCCTTAAACTCCTCGCATACTTTTTCCTGACTCTATTCATCTCTTTGATCGTTACAAACACCCTTATATTTTACTATCTGAAGAACTTGGCGGATGACATCCTTTATCAGCAAGCATACACACAGTATATTGCATACATTATCTCAAACGGAGCTTACAAAGGTGATCAAAACTTCACCATAAGCGAGGAATATACGGATAAATACTTAAGCTACGTTTTCAGAAATCCCTCATCTCCGGAAAGGTTCATTTATGTGAAAGTTAAACCCGATTATGCAAGAAAGTTTATGAGGGATCCTTTTAAGGTGATCCTTATGTCTCAATTTGTGACAGTCTTTCTCGTATTGCTCGTGTATCAGCTCATCATTGAGGATTCCCTAAATAAGATAGAAAAACAGGAGGAGTGGACAAAAAGTCTTGTAGCATCCGTCGCTCACAAATTCGGAAACTTCCTCTCGATACAGAAAGTGAATCTGGCTCTTTTGAAAGTGAGGGTGAAAGATGAGGATATACTTAAAAGGCTTGAAAGAAGCCTATCGAGGGTTGAAAAGGATATGAACCTTATACTTCACGTTCTTAGGGAAGAAAGACAGATGAAAATGGAATGGCTCCGGGTTGACAACATAATTCTTGAAACCCTTAAAGAGTTTGAGGAAGAGCTTTCAAATAAAAGACTCTTCCTTGGACTGAAAGAAGTATACATTTACGGAGATGAAAGTGACATACGGGACATATTTTACAACATAATAAGCAACGGTGTTAGGTACTCTAAAAGTTTTTTCCATATAAAGGTGTGTAAGGCTAATGAAGGTGTCAACTTTGTATTCAGAAACGATATAGGCTTCAACGAAAGAAAGGGTCTGGGTGTAGGTAGCATATTACTTGAACAGATAGTCAAAAGGCAGGGAGGTACAATACGCATAAGTATCAAAAACCATTATGCTGTTTTACTAAAACTCAAGGGTAGGTAAGCTCACCTGCAGGAAAACCTCTCTCTGAGCTTTTCTTCCACATAGATATGTACAAGACCCTTCAGATCTCCACAGTAAGAAGCTATGTCCCTCACTATGGTAGAACTTATATGTATATAGTCTTGCGAGGGCATCATAAAAACCGTTTCCACTTTGGCGAGCTTATAGTTATTCATAGCGATTTGAAGCTCATATTCAAAGTCTGTAAAGAGTCTTACACCTCTGACTATCACTTTTATACCTTCACGAGCCATAAAATCAACCAAAAGCCCATCAAAACCCTTTACCTCCACCTTATCACCTAAACACTCCACCATCCTTCTGAACATGTCCATCCTCTCTTCCATACTGAACAGCAGATGTCTTCTTGGATTCTTTGCGATAGCTACAACTACGCTATCAAATATCTCACAGCTTCTTTTTACTATATCTAAGTGCCCCAGATGTGGAGGGTCAAAAGTTCCGGGATACACCACTTTAATCATCTTTCTTCCTCCATATAGACAGTACAGTATCTCCGTAAACTTTACTTTTATCCGAGTTAAGTTTCACCCTTTTACTATGCTCTAATATAAAAAATCCACCTTTATTGAGAATTTTTATAGCAAGATCTATGAGTTTTTGATAGTTCTCATAGTTATAAGGTGGATCTGCAAATACAATATCAGCTGTTCCATCAAAGCTCATCAAAAACTTCAATGTATCAGATATTACTACTTTTCCTTTAGTTTTTTTCTCAATCTCTTTCGCAAGTTTTGGATTTTTCTCTACGAAGATCACCTTTGCCCCTCTCTCTTCAGCCATAAATCCCATCTGTCCTGTACCTGCAAATAGATCTATAAATAAAGTATCTTCTATATCTCCTAATATGTTAAATACAGCCTGTTTGACTAAAGAAGAAGTAGGTCTAATTTCACTTTTTCTTCTTGCTTTTTCCATAAAAAGTATTATAATTTAATTTTCTGTTGTAAAGGAGGTGTTTTATTATGAGGCTTTTTGCCCTGCTGAAAAACCTTGACCAGGAGGAGAGAAAATGGCAAAGACCCTCGGACTGCATATCTTAGCAGACCTGTACGGTGTTAATCCCGACCTCATTGACAAGGTCGAGGATGTCAGGCACTTACTTGAAAGTGCCGTCAAAGTCGCAGGTCTTACCAAGATCTCATCCCACTACTATCAGTTCCACCCTCATGGAGCCACAGGTGTTGTTTTACTTGCTGAAAGCCACATATCCATCCACACGTGGCCGGAGCATGGGCTTGCCACAGTTGACGTTTATACGTGCGGTGATCCCACAAAGGCGTACAAGTCTATGGATTACATTGTCTCATCGCTTGAACCTACGAGGGTGGACAAACAGGTTTTTGAGAGAGGGCTGGTGGGTGAGTCCGAGGATTTGGAGTTCCGAAGTACCTTGCTTAAAGTTTAACTTTTAAGAATTTTTTAAGGTAAGAGGAGTGCTACTCAAAGCGTAGTAGCCAATAGATGGCTCGTAGAGTACCCTTTGCATAGACAATTATTACATCGGGTTTGGGCTATCATCCGATCTTTATGTGTCAGAAAAAAATATTTCTGAGGGATTATAATATGATGTAAAGTAAAAATTAGGTAGGAGGAGAGAAATGAAAAAAGCCTTGCTCAGTATTGGTGTTTTCACACTCGCAGTTTATGCTGAGGAAAGCAATACGAAGACAACACAGAGGCAGATCCCCGTAGTCAAGTGTGCAGAACCTGTATACTCCGTTATGGTGATGGAGTTTGATTGTAAGGCAAACGCTTGTCAGGATGTGAATCCGGGAACGCCAAAATTAGCTTATCTTTATGAGGTTCTATCAGGAAGCGGTGGAGTGAGAGGTTTTGGTAAAGGGCTCTCTACCATGCTCACAAACGCACTTAAGGCTACTAACTGTTTTAAGATAGTGGATTTGGAACAGTATGAGAAGATGAAGAAACTTCTTGAAGCTACGGGTCAACAGGTAAAGCCTCCAAAGGTGGATTATACTATACTTGGTTCCGTAACAGCCCTTGAGCTTGAAAGGAGCGGTGGAGCGCTCGGAGGTGGACTAATACCCATTTTGGGAGCTATAAATGTAAAGAAAGACATAGCAAAATTAGGTGTTGATATAAACGTTATGAAACCTGAAACACTTGAAATAGCTTTCTCCAATTCCTTTGATGCAACTTCGGAAAAGTCCTCATGGGGACTGTTTGGTGCAGGATGGGGAGGAGGTGGTGCGGCAGGCGGTGGATGGAGCGTTAGTAAAAATCTATCTTTGGATATGGTTGCGAGGGATGTAGTGGTACAAATAGCCAATTCCATAGCGGAAAAACTCGTACCAGACAAAATAGTAGAAAGACCCGCCCCTCCTAAAAAAGACAACAAGGAACAAGAGGCACAACCGGGTAACTAAAATAGTTCACCGTACCTTCTTATAAACTTACTTTTTAGTATGTGAGCAAGCAGAAGGTAGCCAAGGATGGCTGGGAAAAGTACTATCCAGAAATAAAAGTGTGGTAAAGGTTTCATTCCGAGTTTTTCTCCAAAAGGAGTGAAGGGTACTAAGGTACCTACAAATAGAGCGGTTGCGGTTAGAAAAACTAAAGCTAATCCTGGCAAACTGCCTAAGAAGGGTAACCCTCTGCTCCTGAGCATATACACCACCATGGTTTGTGTCCAAAGACTTTCAACAAACCATCCTGTCTGGAAAAGTGAGGTAAACTCGTTCCTTAATGGTGGATAAAGATGGTAGTATGATCCGCCTAAAACTACCGGACAAACTACAAAAAACATCATAAGGTAGGTGATGATGTCAAAAATTGAGCTTGCAGGTCCAAACCACAACATGAAATGCTTTATCTTGTGTGCGTTCCATTTTTTCGGATTTTCAACATACTCTCTGTCCACCCTATCAAAGGGCATGGATGTCATGGAAAGATCGTAAGTTAAGTTGAGAAAGAGAAGTTGAAGAGGAGCCATAGGTAGAAAGGGTATAAAGGCACTGGCAACAAGTACTGAAAATACGTTACCGAAGTTTGAGCTTGCGGTGATGGCTATATATTTAACTATGTTGGCAAAAGTTTTCCTTCCTTCCACGACGCCATCTTTCAATACCATGAGGTTCTTTTCCAAAAGGATTATGTCCGCAGATTCTTTTGCGATATCAACAGCATTATCTACTGATATGGCTACGTCCGCTTCCCTCATAGCGGGAGCATCGTTTATACCGTCTCCAAGAAACCCAACAACATGACCTTTCCTCTTGAGAACTTTTATTATCCTTGCCTTTTGCATTGGTGTCAGCTTGGCAAAGATGGTGGTACTATCTGAGGCTTTCATAAGCTCTTCATCACTCATCAGCTCTATCTGTTCACCAAGAAGAACATCCTTTACCTTTATACCCACTTCTTTGCATATTTTTTTAGTCACCACATGATTATCACCTGTCAATATTTTGATCTCTATACCGTGCGATCTGAGGGCCTGTACTGCGTATGGAGCTGTTTCTTTTGGTGGGTCTAAAAAAGCCAGAAAACCCATAAGCACCATATCGCTCTCATCTTTGACTCCAAAAACGCCTTCAGGTGGGACGTCATTCTTTTGAGCGACTGCAAGTACCCTCATACCATCTTCATTTAATTTTTCTACCATCTGAAAAACTTCCGTCTTTATTTCATCCGTAAGCGGGATAACACGTCCTTCGTACTCAACAAATCTGCACACAGACACAACCTCTTCTACCGCACCTTTTGTAATTAGTTGCCTCTTTTTACCTCCTCTAACTATACTTTCCAAAACTACAGACATTCTCCTTCTCACAAAATCAAAGGGTATCTCGTCCACCTTTCTGTATATTCTCTCTAAAACACCCTCTTCCATGCCTTTCTCTTTGCCATATTCCAAAATGGCTATATCAAGCAGATTTCTTAAGCCTGTCTGGTAATAGCTGTTTAAAAAGGCATGTCTGAGTATTCTATCGTCCTCGTTTCCATGTATATCCATATGCTTTACGAGGATCACCTTGTTGAGAGTCAAAGTACCGGTTTTATCGGTACAGAGTATATCCATTGCTCCAAGATTCTGTATGGAGTCAAGCTTTTTAACTATAGTTTTGCGTTTTGCCATAGCAACTGCACCTTTTGCAAGATTAGCGGTCACTATCATAGGAAGCATTTCAGGTGTTATACCAACTGCGACTGCAAGAGCAAACAAGAGAGCGTCAAACCAACTCCCCTTTGTCAAACCGTTTATAAAAAAGACTAAAGGGAATATAATGACTATAAACTTTATCAGGAGTTTGCTGACTTCATTTACACCTCTTTCAAAGCTCGTCACTACCCTATGCCCAACCAGGCTCTCAGCCATAGAACCCAGATAAGTGTTTTCTCCTGTTGCTATGACCACACCCACACCCGAACCGCTCACAACGCTTGTCCCCATAAAACATATATTTTCAAGATCCAGTAAAGTGAGCTTCTCCGAAAGTCTTTTTTCTTCTTTAAGTTGGGCATACTTTTCAACAGGTTCAGATTCTCCAGTAAGAACCGCCTGATTTATAAAGAGATCCTTTGAACGAAGAACTCTCAGGTCTGCAGGCACGAGATCGCCTGCTGAAAGATACACCACATCTCCCGGAACTAACTCCTTTATATCAACCTCAACACTACCTATATCTTTCCTTTTGACGAGTGCGGTGGTGTGAACCATAGCTTTTAGCTTTTGAGCCTCAATTTTAGAGTTATACTCCTGCAGAAAACGGAGAATACCGCTCACGCAGACCATTATGCTTATGATGATTATGGTGCTCCAGTCCCTCTCGTCCGGGGGTGCGAAAACTACATCCGTGATATAAGAAACGATCCCAAGAAATACAAGAATACCTATAAAGGGATTTATAAATGCTCTTGCCAACTCCATGTACCATGGTTGAGGCTTTTCGTGGACTACTTCGTTAGTACCAAAAACCTCAAGCCTTCTTTTGGCTTCCTCAGATGATAGTCCATCTGTTGAACTTCCTAAGGCATCAAGTACTTCCATCGGACTCTTCTTAGAAAAGTCAATAAGCTTTTCAAGGATTTCCGTACGAATTTTCTTCATCAGGGACAGTATTATATTTCTACATTTTTTAAAGTTCCTTAAATGTACATTCAAACTTTATAAAAACTTCATGTATAATTTTTTTCCGAGAGTTTTATGGATAAAACCCTCTGGTTTCATACAGCCAGCGTAGGAGAGTTCAACACGATAAAACCTATTCTGAGGGAGCTGGTAAATGGCTATCGCATAGTTCTGACTTACTTCTCACCCAGAGCCAGAGATTATCTTCAAAAACAATCGGTTTACTACCACCTTTTGGAAAGATTGCCTTTGGACACGCCTCTTACGGTAGCACTTTTTGAAAGACGCATAAGACCACACATACTCTTCATAGTGGAAAGGGAATTTTGGCCTTCCTTGCTTTTATTTACCAGAGTCAGAAAGGTTCTGCTAAACGCTTACGCAAAGGGAGGTATCTATGAAAGGTTGATGAGCAAAAGGTTTGATTTGATAATTGCCAGAAGTGAAATGGATAGAGAGAGGTTTGAGTCTTACAGATGTAGGAAGGTTATAACTTGCGGTAATTTAAAATTCCTTTTTGAAAAGAGGGAAGCAAAGGAGTTAAACATAGAAAAGGGGGACTTTAGGTTTTTTGTTGCAGGAAGTACCCATAGAGGTGAGGATGAGATCCTACTCAGAGCTTTCAGAAAACTGAAAAGTTACTTTCCAAAGATAAAGCTTTTGATAGCTCCACGCCATATATCAAGAGCAAAGGAGATCCAGCAAATGGCAAGTGGCTTGAGGTGTTCGTTGAGAAGTTATCAAGGAAAGGATTGGGATATCCTAATTATTGATACACTCGGAGAACTCTTTGACATGTATGCCCTTGCTGATGTAGCTTTTGTTGGGGGAACCTTACTACCAGTGGGAGGACATAACCTCTTGGAACCAGCATATCACGGCAAACCCGTACTTTTTGGACCTTTTACCGAAAAGGTTAGAGACATGGCAGAATACCTCCTTCAGAAAGGTGCAGGCTTTCTGGTTAGGAATGAGAATGATATTTTCATAGTTGTAAAAGAGCTTCTCACCGGAAAAAGAAGATTTAATAAGACGAATATAAATGAGGAATCAGAAAGGATAAGGTCTTGCTACCTTGATAGCATAAGAAACGTGCTATAATGTTGAATGGGATGAAGAACCTTTATCTGAACTTGTTTGCGCTTTTACTCTTAGTTGTACTTTCAGTTGGTATAACCCTTTTCAAGCCAGTCAATTTAGGGTTAGACCTTAGAGGTGGTATATCTATGTTACTTGAGCCTGACATGGATTACGCTCTAAGTCAAGAATATGAGAGGTACGCAAAGGATGTGGAAAAAAAATTAAGGGAAGCGGGTATAAATATCTTAGATGTGACATCGGGAAAGGACGGTATAAAAGTAGAGATCCTTGACGAAAGGGACTTTGATAGGGTATCTCAGATAGTGAGTAAGGACTTTCCTAGATTTGAAAGTGTCAAAACCCAAAAAGGTAAAATCCTCTTAAAACTAAAAGATAGGGAGGTAAGTCAATTAAAAGATAACGTAACAGGTCAGATAGTTGAGGTATTAAGAAAAAGGATAGACGAGCTGGGTGTGGTTCAACCTATCATAACCAAGGTAAGCGGTGATAGGGTGCTTGTAGAACTTCCAGGTGTCTTGGATATAGATAAGGCAAGATCCATAATTGGAAGAACCGCACTTCTTGAACTGAAGCTAGTAGTGGACAGTGGTCCAAAAGAGACACTTGAGCAGAAGCTGAGTAAAGATACGGAACTTCTGCCTTCAAGAAATCCTCAGGAGTGGTTTCTTGTGGAGAAAACGCCTGTCATCACAGGTGCGGACCTAAAAACAGCATATACGAGCAGTGATGAATTTGGCGCTCCAGCTGTAACCTTTGAGTTGACAGACAGAGGAGCAAAGACTTTTGGAGATGCAACAGAAAAGAACATAGGGAGAAGGCTTGCCATAGTACTTGATAAAAAGGTCATGTCGGCTCCAGTAATAAGAAGCAGAATAACAGACAGGGGACAAATAACCGGACAGTTCACACCAGAAGAGGCAAAAGAACTCGCCATAGTCCTGAGAGCGGGTGCATTACCTACTAACGTAAAATTCCTTCAAGAAACAGTGGTAGGTCCATCCTTAGGAAGGGATGCTATACAGCAGAGCATTAGAGCAGGCATGGTAGGTTTTTTGCTTCTTGTTGCTCTACTTTTGGGAAGATATAAGATGGCAGGTGTTACAGCCAATCTTTCTATACTTCTCAACGCTCTATTTTTGTGGGCTGGTTTAGTACTTTTGGGTGCTACTCTCACCCTTCCTGGCATAGCAGGTATACTTCTGAATATGGGTATAGCGGTTGACTCTAACGTGTTAATTTTTGAAAGGGTAAAAGAAGAGCTAAGATCCGGAAGCACAGCAAGGAAGGCTGTTGAGCTTGGTTACAGAAGATCTCTTAGCGTTGTATGGGATACGCACATAACCCTTCTTATCGCTGCACTTATACTCTTTCAGTTCGGAAGCGGACCAGTGAAGGGTTTTGCGACAACTCTGACCATAGGTAGTATAGCTTCCTTTATATCAAACGTTTACTTTGCCAAGTTCTTCCTTGACTTACTTACCAAATTCAGGATACTGAAGATATGAATCGGGGTACGCACCAACTCAGGTTATAATAAATTCTCCATGCTCAAAAGGACCAAGTATTGCGGGCAGGTTTCTGAAGAAGATCTCGGGAAAGAAGTGATTTTATGCGGATGGGTACACAGGGTTAGAAATCATGGAGGGGTAGTTTTCATAGATCTGAGGGATAGAGAAGGCATAGTGCAGGTGGTTGCTGAGGAGAAAACACATCCTGAAGCTTATGAAGTTGCGGATTCCTTAAGGTCCGAGTATGTGGTGGCTATAAAAGGAGTTGTCAGAAAAAGACCTCCAGGTACGGAAAATCCTAAACTCAAAACAGGGTATTACGAAGTTTTTGCACACCGTATAGAGGTACTAAACACATCTGACCCTCTACCTTTCCCAGTTGACGAAGATACTCCCGTATCTGAAGAGTTGAAGCTAAAACACAGATATCTTGATCTCAGACGGGAGAGTATGAAGGAAAATATCCTCTTCAGACACAGGGCTTACCAGTTAACGAGGCATATTTTCATAAAACACGGTTTTGTGGAGATAGAGACGCCTTTCCTCACAAAGTCCACACCTGAAGGAGCCAGAGACTTTTTGGTACCTTCAAGACTTCACCCTGGAAAGTTTTACGCCTTACCTCAGTCGCCTCAACTTTTCAAACAGATCCTTATGATTGCAGGCTTTGACAGGTACTTTCAGATAGTTAAGTGTCTCCGAGATGAAGATCTCAGAGCCGATCGCCAACCAGAGTTCACACAGATTGATTTTGAAATGTCTTTTGTTGAAGAAGAGGAGATTATGTCTTTCAGTGAAGAGCTTGTGTGTACTTTGTTTAAGGAGCTTCTGGGAATAGAACTTAAAAGACCCTTTGATAGACTCTCCTATGGTGATGCTATGGAAAACTATGGTAGTGATAAACCTGACAGGAGATTCGGACTTAAGCTTGTGGATCTAACGGACGTTTTTAAAAATACGAGCCTTAAGGTCTTTAAGGATGCTATAGAAAATGGGGGGGTTGTAAAGGCTATAAACTTCAAAAGCTCCTATCTTTCAAGGAAGGAGATAGATGAACTTACTCAATTTGTACAAACACTTGGGGCTAAGGGACTCGCATGGATAAAGGTAGAAAATGGTAAACTCAATTCCCCAATAGTCAAGTTTCTTGGCGATGAGGAACTGACCTTGCTTGTGAAAAAAACTGATGCTGAAGAGGGAGATACTCTCTTTTTCTCAGCGGACGCAAGAGAAACTGTTTATAAAATCCTCGGAAACCTGAGACTCTACATAAGCAAAAAATACGAGCTTGTAAAGGATAACACTTTTGATGTACTGTGGGTTGTAGATTTTCCCCTTATGGAGTGGGATGTTGAGGAGGGAAGATTTGTATCGCTACATCATCCCTTTACATCACCAAAAGAAGAAGACATACCGCTACTTGAGAAAGCTCTAAAGACCAGTGATGTTGATGAGAAGAAAAGGCTCGTTCACAGTGTGAGAGCGAGAGCCTACGATCTTGTTATAAACGGTTACGAAGTTGGAGGAGGTTCTATACGTATTCACAGGAGGGACATTCAGGAGATAGTATTTAAACTGCTCGGTATATCGGAAGTTGAGGCTGAAGAAAAGTTCGGTTTTCTCCTCAGAGCTTTACGTTACGGAGCACCTCCTCATGGTGGACTCGCCTTCGGTTTTGATAGACTCTTGGCTATAATGAGGGGTCTTGATTCCATAAGGGATGTGATAGCTTTTCCCAAAACTCAAAAAGGGATATGCCCACTCACAGGTGCACCGGACTATGTAAGCCCAAAACAGTTAAAAGACATACATATCAAGGTGTTTGAGTAACATGTTTTCCATCAAAGATTTAAAAAACACAGTACGAGCTATGGGAGCTGTCTTTGGGGATATAGGAACCAGTCCCCTTTATGCCCTTGCGGTAGTAATTACGCTTACAAAACCAGAAAAACAGCAGGTTTTGGGGATAGTGTCTCTCATAATTTGGACGCTTATAATCCTCGTCACCATACAGTATGCGTGGTTTGCTATGAATCTCAGCATAAAGGGTGAGGGAGG
This window contains:
- a CDS encoding RsmD family RNA methyltransferase; this encodes MEKARRKSEIRPTSSLVKQAVFNILGDIEDTLFIDLFAGTGQMGFMAEERGAKVIFVEKNPKLAKEIEKKTKGKVVISDTLKFLMSFDGTADIVFADPPYNYENYQKLIDLAIKILNKGGFFILEHSKRVKLNSDKSKVYGDTVLSIWRKKDD
- the speD gene encoding adenosylmethionine decarboxylase; the protein is MAKTLGLHILADLYGVNPDLIDKVEDVRHLLESAVKVAGLTKISSHYYQFHPHGATGVVLLAESHISIHTWPEHGLATVDVYTCGDPTKAYKSMDYIVSSLEPTRVDKQVFERGLVGESEDLEFRSTLLKV
- a CDS encoding CsgG/HfaB family protein codes for the protein MKKALLSIGVFTLAVYAEESNTKTTQRQIPVVKCAEPVYSVMVMEFDCKANACQDVNPGTPKLAYLYEVLSGSGGVRGFGKGLSTMLTNALKATNCFKIVDLEQYEKMKKLLEATGQQVKPPKVDYTILGSVTALELERSGGALGGGLIPILGAINVKKDIAKLGVDINVMKPETLEIAFSNSFDATSEKSSWGLFGAGWGGGGAAGGGWSVSKNLSLDMVARDVVVQIANSIAEKLVPDKIVERPAPPKKDNKEQEAQPGN
- the mgtA gene encoding magnesium-translocating P-type ATPase, with product MKKIRTEILEKLIDFSKKSPMEVLDALGSSTDGLSSEEAKRRLEVFGTNEVVHEKPQPWYMELARAFINPFIGILVFLGIVSYITDVVFAPPDERDWSTIIIISIMVCVSGILRFLQEYNSKIEAQKLKAMVHTTALVKRKDIGSVEVDIKELVPGDVVYLSAGDLVPADLRVLRSKDLFINQAVLTGESEPVEKYAQLKEEKRLSEKLTLLDLENICFMGTSVVSGSGVGVVIATGENTYLGSMAESLVGHRVVTSFERGVNEVSKLLIKFIVIIFPLVFFINGLTKGSWFDALLFALAVAVGITPEMLPMIVTANLAKGAVAMAKRKTIVKKLDSIQNLGAMDILCTDKTGTLTLNKVILVKHMDIHGNEDDRILRHAFLNSYYQTGLRNLLDIAILEYGKEKGMEEGVLERIYRKVDEIPFDFVRRRMSVVLESIVRGGKKRQLITKGAVEEVVSVCRFVEYEGRVIPLTDEIKTEVFQMVEKLNEDGMRVLAVAQKNDVPPEGVFGVKDESDMVLMGFLAFLDPPKETAPYAVQALRSHGIEIKILTGDNHVVTKKICKEVGIKVKDVLLGEQIELMSDEELMKASDSTTIFAKLTPMQKARIIKVLKRKGHVVGFLGDGINDAPAMREADVAISVDNAVDIAKESADIILLEKNLMVLKDGVVEGRKTFANIVKYIAITASSNFGNVFSVLVASAFIPFLPMAPLQLLFLNLTYDLSMTSMPFDRVDREYVENPKKWNAHKIKHFMLWFGPASSIFDIITYLMMFFVVCPVVLGGSYYHLYPPLRNEFTSLFQTGWFVESLWTQTMVVYMLRSRGLPFLGSLPGLALVFLTATALFVGTLVPFTPFGEKLGMKPLPHFYFWIVLFPAILGYLLLAHILKSKFIRRYGELF
- a CDS encoding glycosyltransferase N-terminal domain-containing protein; this translates as MDKTLWFHTASVGEFNTIKPILRELVNGYRIVLTYFSPRARDYLQKQSVYYHLLERLPLDTPLTVALFERRIRPHILFIVEREFWPSLLLFTRVRKVLLNAYAKGGIYERLMSKRFDLIIARSEMDRERFESYRCRKVITCGNLKFLFEKREAKELNIEKGDFRFFVAGSTHRGEDEILLRAFRKLKSYFPKIKLLIAPRHISRAKEIQQMASGLRCSLRSYQGKDWDILIIDTLGELFDMYALADVAFVGGTLLPVGGHNLLEPAYHGKPVLFGPFTEKVRDMAEYLLQKGAGFLVRNENDIFIVVKELLTGKRRFNKTNINEESERIRSCYLDSIRNVL